The nucleotide window GCCCGGCTGATGCTCCTCGGGGAACAGCACACCGCAGTCGACGATGAGGATCTTGCCGTCGATCTCGAAGCTCGTCATGTTCCGGCCGACCTCGCCGAGCCCCCCGATCGGGATCACGCGGAGCGTGCCCGGCTCGAGCTGCGGCGGATCGATGACGACGTCGGGCATGAGCCCTCCATTCTCTTCGGTTGTCGTGTTCGGTGCGGGGCCCAGCGGCTCCCGCGGTGTCTCGTGGGCGGATGCCGTGCGCCACGGCATCCGCACGCTCAGCGCGTCGTGCCGGCCACCTTCGGCAGGGCGCCGCCGGCGGCCGCATTGCGGTCGGGGCGGAAGTTGGAGAAGTCGACGCCGTCGATGCCGGAGACGAGATCGATCTCGTCCTCGATGAGCGCGGCCTCCCACTCCTCCGGCCCGACCAGCGGCAGGCGCACGCGCGGGCTGCCGATGCGGCCGAGGCCGTGCAGGATGTACTTGGCCGCGACCGTGCCCGGCACATGGGTCATCGTCGCCCGCACGAGCGGCTCGAGCCGGCGATGCGCCTCGGTGGCCGCATGCAGGTCGCCGCGATTGACGGCATCCACGATCGTGCGGTACGGAGCCGGCGCGATGTTCGCCGTCACGCCGACGAGGCCCGTCGCCCCGATCGCCAGATGCGGCAGCACGTTCGCGTCGTCGCCGGAGAAGTACATGAGGTCGGTCTGGTTCAGCACCCGGCTGACCTCGCTGAAGTCGCCCTTGGCGTCCTTGACGGCGAGGATGTTCGGGTGCTTGGCCAGGCGCAGGATCGTCTCGTATCTGATCGGCACGCCCGTGCGGCCCGGGATGTCGTAGAGGATGACGGGCAGATCGGTCGCGTCGGCGACGAGCCGGAAGTGGGTGAGGATGCCCGCCTGCGTCGGCTTGTTGTAGTACGGCGTGACGATCATGATGCCGTCGGCGCCGGCCTGCTCGCTCTTCTGGTACAGCTCGATCGCGTGCGCCGTCTCGTTCGAGCCGCCGCCCGTGATGATCTTCGCGCGCCCCGCCGCGACGTCTTTGCCGACCTCGACGAGGCGGATCTTCTCGGGGTCGGTGAGGGTGGACGTCTCCCCCGTGGTGCCCGTGACGACGATGCCGTCGGCGCCGGCCGAGACGACATCGTCGATGTGCTTCTCCACCGCGGGCCAATCGACCTCGCCGTCCGCCGTCATCGGCGTGACGAGCGCGACGAGCACCTGTCCGAATGGATTCTCTGAAGTCACGTTCTCAGGCTATCGGGTCGCGGCGCGTGGGCGGCGACGGGCTGGTCGCCGGAGCTACGCCTGCGGTGCGCGGGCGCGGCCGGGCGGCGGTGTCGGCGGGCGCGGATAGCATCGAGGGCGTGGCAGCCGAGATCCCGACCCCGTACGAAGACCTGCTCCGCGACGTGCTCGAGCACGGCACGCCGAAGGGCGACCGCACCGGCACCGGCACGCTCAGCGTGTTCGGCCGGCAGCTGCGGTTCGACCTGTCGGCGGGGTTCCCGCTGATCACGACGAAGCGCGTGCACTTCAAGTCGATCGCCTACGAGCTGCTGTGGTTCCTCCGCGGCTCCTCGAACGTCGCCTGGCTCCGCGAGCACGGCGTCACGATCTGGGACGAATGGGCCGACGCCGACGGCGAGCTCGGCCCGGTGTACGGGGTGCAGTGGCGCTCATGGCCGACCCCGGGCGGTGACACGATCGACCAGATCGCCGAGGTCGTCGAGCGGATCCGCGACGACCCCGACTCGCGCCGCCTCATCGTCTCGGCCTGGAACCCGGCCGACATCCCCGACATGGCCCTGGCGCCCTGTCACGCGCTGTTCCAGTTCTACGTCGCCGACGGCAAGCTGTCGTGCCAGCTCTACCAGCGCAGCGCCGACCTCTTCCTCGGCGTGCCGTTCAACATCGCCTCCTACGCCCTGCTCACCCATATGGTCGCGGCGCAGACCGGTCTCGAGGTCGGCGACTTCGTCTGGACCGGCGGCGACTGCCACATCTACGACAACCACCTCGAGCAGGTGCGCGAACAGCTCACGCGCAAGCCCTACCCGGCGCCGACGCTCCGGCTGCTCCGAACCCCCGACTCGATCTTCGACTACGAGTACGAGGACTTCGCCGTCGAGGGCTACGAGCACCACCCGGCCATCCGCGGCGCCGTCGCCGTATGACGGGCGAGGGCCGGCCGCGCATCGGGCTGATCTGGGCGCAGACCGCCGACCGCATCATCGGGGCCGGCGGGCGGATGCCGTGGCACGTTCCCGAAGACCTCGCGCATTTCAAAGAGCTCACCCTCGGCGCCCCCGTCGTCATGGGCCGCAAGACCTGGGAGTCGCTCTCCCCGCGGTTCCGGCCGTTGCCCGGCCGCCGCAACATCGTCGTCACCCGCGACCCGGCCTGGTCTGCGGCCGGCGCCGAGCACGCCGCATCCATCGACGCGGCCCTCGCGCTCGCCGGCTCGGGCTCGGCGAAGCCCGGGGGCACCGACACCGACGCGGCGGGCCCCGGGGCCGCAGACACCGCCGAAGGGTCATCCGCACCCGCCGTCTGGGTCATCGGCGGCGGCGAGGTCTACCGGCAGGCGATCGGCCGTGCCGATGTCGTCGAAGTCACCGAGCTCGATCTCGAGGTCGCCGGCGACACCCGCGCTCCCGAGCTCGACGCTTCCTGGCGCGAGATCGCGCTCGACCCGGCCGACGGCTGGCTCACCTCGCGCACCGGCATCCGCTACCGCTTCCGCACCTTCACGCGAGGCCGAACGGTCGCGGGCTGAACGCCGCCCCAGGGTTCCCTGTAACCCTGGGTCACGCAGGCGAATCCCAGCCGGGGCCCGCCTAGCATTGATGATCATGGACTGGCTGCCCGCGACCCTCATCGGCCTCGGCCTGCTCGCGGCGACGTGCGCCATCGGCTTCGTCCTGAAGCACCGCACGGGGCGCATCCGCGACACCGCCGAACAGCCCGGCGCGACCGCTCCCGCCGAACTCCTCGGCCTGGGCCCCGGCGACCTCGGCGAACGGGCCACCCTCGTGCAGTTCTCCACGGAGTTCTGCGGCCAGTGCCCCGGCGTCGCCCGCAGTCTCGGCGCCCTCGCCGGCGAAGTCGACGGCGTCCGCCATGTCGAGATCGATCTGACGAACCGCGCCGATCTCGTCACCCGTTTCAACGTGCTGCAGACCCCGACCACCCTCATCCTCGATGCGGACGGCGTGCAGCGCGGCCGCATCGGCGGCGTTCCACGGCCGGGCGCCGTGCGCGCCGGCCTCGACGACCTCACCGGGAGCCTCCATGTCTGACCCCGCCGGCATCGACCCGCGCGGCCCGCGCTTCGGCGCATCCATCACCTCCGTGCTGCTTCTGGCGACCGCCGTCGTCGGCTTCGCCGGCGCAAGCCTCGCCGCCTGGTGGATGCTCGCCGTGA belongs to Agromyces archimandritae and includes:
- the dapA gene encoding 4-hydroxy-tetrahydrodipicolinate synthase, which encodes MTSENPFGQVLVALVTPMTADGEVDWPAVEKHIDDVVSAGADGIVVTGTTGETSTLTDPEKIRLVEVGKDVAAGRAKIITGGGSNETAHAIELYQKSEQAGADGIMIVTPYYNKPTQAGILTHFRLVADATDLPVILYDIPGRTGVPIRYETILRLAKHPNILAVKDAKGDFSEVSRVLNQTDLMYFSGDDANVLPHLAIGATGLVGVTANIAPAPYRTIVDAVNRGDLHAATEAHRRLEPLVRATMTHVPGTVAAKYILHGLGRIGSPRVRLPLVGPEEWEAALIEDEIDLVSGIDGVDFSNFRPDRNAAAGGALPKVAGTTR
- a CDS encoding thymidylate synthase, coding for MAAEIPTPYEDLLRDVLEHGTPKGDRTGTGTLSVFGRQLRFDLSAGFPLITTKRVHFKSIAYELLWFLRGSSNVAWLREHGVTIWDEWADADGELGPVYGVQWRSWPTPGGDTIDQIAEVVERIRDDPDSRRLIVSAWNPADIPDMALAPCHALFQFYVADGKLSCQLYQRSADLFLGVPFNIASYALLTHMVAAQTGLEVGDFVWTGGDCHIYDNHLEQVREQLTRKPYPAPTLRLLRTPDSIFDYEYEDFAVEGYEHHPAIRGAVAV
- a CDS encoding dihydrofolate reductase, yielding MTGEGRPRIGLIWAQTADRIIGAGGRMPWHVPEDLAHFKELTLGAPVVMGRKTWESLSPRFRPLPGRRNIVVTRDPAWSAAGAEHAASIDAALALAGSGSAKPGGTDTDAAGPGAADTAEGSSAPAVWVIGGGEVYRQAIGRADVVEVTELDLEVAGDTRAPELDASWREIALDPADGWLTSRTGIRYRFRTFTRGRTVAG
- a CDS encoding TlpA family protein disulfide reductase; this encodes MDWLPATLIGLGLLAATCAIGFVLKHRTGRIRDTAEQPGATAPAELLGLGPGDLGERATLVQFSTEFCGQCPGVARSLGALAGEVDGVRHVEIDLTNRADLVTRFNVLQTPTTLILDADGVQRGRIGGVPRPGAVRAGLDDLTGSLHV